One window from the genome of Eucalyptus grandis isolate ANBG69807.140 chromosome 7, ASM1654582v1, whole genome shotgun sequence encodes:
- the LOC104452639 gene encoding mediator of RNA polymerase II transcription subunit 32, translating into MDSIVDSLSSAYQEFLAAAASVLEAREVSGAQKIAATDAALENFKQHWELFRVACDQAEEFVESVKQRIGSECLVDEATGSTAGKPGQAATPALPPISAVRLEQMSKAVRWLVIELQNGTGTAGGVAHTHSAAPFDARFSEDAAQ; encoded by the coding sequence ATGGACAGCATTGTAGATTCCTTGAGCAGTGCGTACCAGGAGTTCCTTGCGGCTGCGGCGAGTGTTCTCGAGGCCAGGGAAGTGTCTGGGGCCCAGAAAATAGCTGCCACCGACGCTGCCCTGGAGAACTTCAAGCAGCACTGGGAATTGTTCCGGGTGGCGTGCGATCAGGCAGAGGAGTTTGTGGAGTCGGTTAAGCAGAGGATCGGATCGGAGTGCCTGGTGGATGAGGCCACCGGCTCCACAGCAGGGAAGCCCGGGCAGGCTGCCACACCTGCCCTGCCCCCAATAAGCGCGGTTCGGTTGGAGCAGATGAGTAAAGCGGTCCGGTGGCTTGTCATTGAGCTCCAAAATGGTACTGGCACCGCCGGCGGAGTGGCACATACTCATTCCGCGGCACCTTTCGATGCTCGATTCTCTGAAGATGCAGCTCAGTAG